The following coding sequences are from one Desulfatibacillum aliphaticivorans DSM 15576 window:
- a CDS encoding FeoA family protein encodes MTLDQIKPGSHCRIKKLSIGNKLGQRLMDMGVYSGIKVKVLRNAPLKDPMELELDGYCMSLRHDEARFVEVEVL; translated from the coding sequence ATGACTCTAGATCAAATAAAGCCAGGCAGCCATTGCAGAATTAAAAAACTGTCCATTGGGAATAAGCTCGGACAACGCCTCATGGACATGGGCGTGTATTCGGGTATTAAAGTCAAGGTGCTGCGCAATGCGCCCCTGAAAGATCCCATGGAACTGGAATTGGACGGATACTGCATGAGCCTCCGCCACGACGAAGCGCGATTTGTGGAAGTGGAGGTTTTATGA
- a CDS encoding sensor domain-containing diguanylate cyclase, with the protein MKKWESIFEEEERTISCASKLVQRSKGSVDVEDYEILLGQYKKLYRQSLRLVKMGDRIQGQLNRLYDKLTQSEEKYRNIFERSLQGIYRSSPDGRFIDVNPSMARIFGFSKPEEMTAGIQDIGRDLFFVPDQRKKFMAKLGKEESVSAHSLRLRRKDGETIWVEVSAKGLFDDQGKLTEIQGLIADVTEKRRRLESLKTLARMDGLTGLWNRAYFLELGAGLVSQSKRISSPLSLVYFDMDHFKRVNDSHGHQCGDQALKTMSAVIKKLLREEDVFGRMGGDEFAILLPDTNEEGARRVAERLRMALVREPHDLNGVKASFSASFGVAQLGDKAPCLSTLIKQADIALYQSKNRGRNRVSCNGRQVFHEFSFSGLTTGL; encoded by the coding sequence GTGAAAAAGTGGGAATCCATATTCGAAGAAGAGGAACGCACCATCTCCTGCGCCTCCAAATTGGTTCAAAGATCCAAGGGCTCCGTGGACGTGGAAGATTACGAAATCCTTTTGGGCCAGTACAAAAAGCTCTACCGCCAAAGCCTTCGCCTGGTGAAAATGGGCGACCGGATACAGGGCCAGTTGAACCGCTTATACGACAAGCTGACCCAAAGCGAAGAAAAATACCGGAACATCTTTGAGCGAAGCCTTCAGGGGATTTATCGATCCTCGCCGGACGGAAGGTTTATTGACGTCAATCCCTCCATGGCCAGGATTTTCGGTTTCTCCAAGCCCGAAGAAATGACGGCCGGCATACAGGACATAGGGCGAGACCTTTTTTTCGTCCCTGATCAGCGCAAGAAGTTCATGGCAAAATTAGGCAAGGAGGAAAGCGTTTCCGCTCACAGCCTGCGCCTGCGGCGAAAGGACGGCGAAACCATCTGGGTGGAGGTCAGCGCCAAAGGCCTGTTCGACGACCAGGGAAAGTTGACGGAAATCCAGGGGCTCATCGCCGACGTTACGGAAAAAAGGCGCAGATTGGAAAGCCTCAAAACCCTGGCCCGCATGGACGGCCTGACCGGCTTATGGAACAGGGCTTATTTTTTGGAACTGGGCGCCGGACTGGTCTCCCAATCGAAAAGAATCTCTTCGCCCCTCTCCCTGGTCTACTTCGACATGGACCACTTCAAGCGGGTCAATGACTCCCATGGCCATCAGTGCGGTGACCAGGCGCTTAAAACCATGTCCGCCGTCATCAAAAAACTCCTGCGCGAGGAAGACGTATTCGGGCGCATGGGAGGAGATGAGTTCGCCATCCTTTTGCCCGACACCAACGAAGAAGGCGCCCGCCGCGTGGCGGAAAGGCTGCGCATGGCCCTGGTAAGGGAGCCCCACGACCTCAACGGCGTCAAGGCCTCCTTCTCCGCCAGCTTCGGTGTGGCTCAATTGGGAGACAAAGCGCCCTGCCTGTCCACGCTGATCAAACAGGCGGACATAGCCTTGTATCAATCCAAAAACCGCGGGCGCAACCGGGTTTCGTGCAACGGCCGCCAGGTTTTTCACGAGTTTTCATTTTCCGGACTTACAACCGGTTTGTAG
- a CDS encoding DUF1987 domain-containing protein: protein MQQLLIEQTASTLGVDFDPQTSTLAMSGESYPENALKFFTPVAAWLEEFLSSRTPGDKIQVDLDIIYFNSSTSKVLMNIFDMLEEAAKKRILVNIAWKHHAENEISQECGEEFAEELQYANFKIQAYEDRP, encoded by the coding sequence ATGCAGCAACTATTAATTGAACAAACCGCTTCCACCCTGGGGGTGGATTTCGATCCCCAAACCTCCACGCTGGCCATGTCCGGCGAATCCTACCCGGAAAACGCCCTGAAGTTCTTCACCCCGGTGGCTGCCTGGCTGGAGGAGTTTCTCAGTTCCCGCACTCCCGGAGACAAAATCCAGGTGGACCTGGACATCATATATTTCAACTCATCCACCTCCAAAGTGCTTATGAACATCTTTGACATGCTGGAGGAGGCCGCCAAAAAACGGATTTTGGTGAACATCGCCTGGAAGCACCATGCGGAAAACGAAATTTCCCAAGAATGCGGAGAGGAGTTCGCCGAGGAACTGCAATACGCCAATTTTAAAATTCAGGCATATGAGGACCGTCCGTGA
- a CDS encoding SiaB family protein kinase has translation MLNALPELYEEMKSDGVMFCFSGPASQNIVESIGQALRKEMELEQIGMTTIQKVFSIFVEQVQNIVNYSTEHKQPQDGQREGLKHGVVIVGRLEDKFYIVCGNKTTREQGRKMFKRIKDLQKMDKNELKALYKKMRRTEPAEDSKGAGLGIIEMFRRASEPPVCRLAPIDNESVFFCIKAIG, from the coding sequence ATGTTGAATGCATTGCCGGAATTATATGAAGAAATGAAAAGCGACGGGGTGATGTTCTGCTTTAGCGGACCTGCATCCCAGAACATAGTGGAAAGCATCGGCCAGGCCCTGCGCAAGGAAATGGAGTTGGAGCAAATCGGGATGACCACCATCCAGAAGGTTTTTTCCATCTTTGTGGAGCAGGTGCAAAACATCGTCAACTATTCCACGGAGCACAAGCAACCCCAGGACGGACAAAGGGAAGGATTGAAGCACGGCGTGGTCATTGTGGGCCGTCTGGAAGACAAATTTTACATTGTATGCGGCAACAAAACCACCCGGGAACAAGGCCGGAAAATGTTCAAGCGCATCAAGGATCTCCAGAAAATGGACAAGAACGAACTCAAAGCCCTGTATAAAAAAATGCGCCGGACCGAGCCGGCGGAGGACAGCAAAGGCGCCGGATTGGGCATCATAGAAATGTTTCGCAGGGCCAGCGAACCGCCGGTCTGCCGCTTGGCGCCCATCGACAATGAGTCCGTTTTCTTTTGCATCAAAGCTATAGGGTGA
- a CDS encoding SpoIIE family protein phosphatase — MLAENSVKNAGAPRRKNTFNRFADRLSEVSLGVKLNLILLAVGLAPALAGLLFLHQGRPEQFHSALALYITGFVIFIYPFSKAVEELLVLRQTRRINNYVDEVKAGRPAAPPNLPDEEGDEHDFIRLQRNIYWMVQGLVTREAKLEKVLQNLDRTRRQILESIEYASLIQQSFLPSARKLEKALGDYFLLWAPRDGVGGDAYWVRSAGGFSILAVIDCTGHGVPGAFLTLIANSLFEQNYDESCNTDPARLLTRMDRSIRQSLAQHKPESLSNDGMEGGVCCIDWNNRLLHYSGARGRLLLSGPNGLHEIVGVKRGVGFANEKTGRAFINHAAPLDEADAVYLYTDGITDQAGGAKGLPFGRTRLRQLMKENQTLSMDGQKASLEQAFREYQGRMDQRDDVTVLGFSTRGRSC; from the coding sequence ATGTTAGCGGAAAACAGTGTGAAAAATGCGGGCGCTCCCCGCCGAAAAAATACCTTCAACAGGTTTGCGGACCGGCTTTCCGAGGTCAGCCTGGGCGTGAAGCTGAACCTGATTCTATTGGCCGTGGGCCTGGCCCCGGCGCTGGCGGGCCTGCTTTTTCTTCACCAAGGCCGGCCGGAGCAGTTCCACAGTGCACTGGCTTTATATATCACCGGGTTCGTCATTTTTATTTACCCTTTTTCCAAGGCCGTGGAGGAGTTGTTGGTGCTGCGCCAGACCCGGCGCATCAATAATTACGTGGATGAGGTCAAGGCCGGCCGGCCCGCCGCTCCCCCCAACCTGCCTGACGAGGAAGGGGACGAGCACGATTTCATCCGTCTGCAAAGGAACATCTATTGGATGGTGCAAGGCCTGGTGACCAGAGAGGCCAAGTTGGAGAAGGTCCTCCAGAACCTGGACCGCACCCGGCGGCAAATCCTGGAGTCCATCGAATACGCCAGCCTGATCCAGCAATCTTTCCTGCCTTCCGCCCGCAAGCTGGAAAAGGCCCTGGGGGACTATTTTTTGCTCTGGGCGCCCCGGGACGGCGTGGGCGGAGATGCTTACTGGGTCAGGAGCGCAGGCGGCTTCAGCATCCTGGCCGTCATCGATTGTACGGGCCACGGCGTGCCCGGCGCCTTTTTAACGCTCATCGCCAACTCCCTGTTTGAACAGAATTACGACGAATCCTGCAATACGGACCCGGCCAGGCTCCTGACCCGCATGGACCGCTCCATTCGCCAATCCCTGGCCCAGCACAAGCCGGAAAGCCTTTCCAACGACGGCATGGAAGGCGGCGTGTGCTGCATCGATTGGAACAATCGCTTGCTGCATTACTCGGGCGCCAGGGGGCGCTTGCTGCTCTCCGGCCCGAACGGATTGCATGAAATCGTCGGGGTAAAACGCGGGGTCGGGTTCGCCAACGAAAAAACCGGGCGGGCCTTTATCAACCACGCCGCGCCCTTGGATGAGGCGGACGCGGTTTACTTGTACACCGACGGAATCACCGACCAGGCCGGAGGCGCCAAGGGCCTGCCTTTTGGGCGCACGCGCCTGCGCCAATTGATGAAGGAAAATCAAACCCTTTCCATGGACGGCCAAAAAGCCAGCCTGGAACAGGCTTTTAGGGAATACCAGGGACGCATGGATCAAAGGGACGACGTGACCGTATTGGGTTTTTCGACAAGGGGAAGATCATGTTGA
- a CDS encoding HD-GYP domain-containing protein: protein MKKHLELFETGRPYPRPRINGCGKLISTIHQFSESLGVAIDAKDAYTRSHSVEVAEVSYALAVWLGLGAREAILVHIGGHLHDIGKIGVPACVLNKQGHLTPGEWEVMRRHPQIGEAILMPIHEIVKTGLPKMVLHHHEAFNGKGYPLGLSGYSIPMGARIIAVADSMSAMLGRRSYRPAKTFDEVLEELEKFSGSQFDPRVTAAALRHSSQIKEIFQRLAEEENAVHHNKISLIKRAGMGEC, encoded by the coding sequence ATGAAGAAGCATCTTGAGTTGTTTGAAACGGGGCGCCCCTATCCCCGGCCGCGGATCAACGGCTGCGGCAAGTTGATTTCCACCATTCACCAGTTTTCCGAATCCCTTGGGGTGGCCATTGACGCCAAGGACGCCTACACCCGCAGCCATTCCGTGGAGGTGGCCGAGGTCTCCTACGCATTGGCTGTCTGGCTGGGCCTGGGCGCCCGTGAGGCGATTTTAGTCCACATAGGCGGCCATTTGCATGACATAGGAAAAATCGGCGTGCCCGCCTGCGTCTTGAACAAGCAAGGCCATTTGACCCCGGGCGAGTGGGAGGTCATGCGCCGGCATCCCCAGATCGGCGAAGCCATATTAATGCCCATCCACGAAATCGTTAAGACCGGGCTTCCCAAAATGGTCCTGCACCATCACGAGGCCTTTAATGGAAAGGGATATCCCCTTGGGCTGTCGGGGTATTCCATCCCCATGGGCGCCAGAATCATTGCCGTGGCGGACAGCATGTCCGCCATGCTCGGGCGCCGCTCGTATCGGCCGGCCAAAACCTTTGACGAGGTCCTGGAGGAATTGGAGAAATTCTCCGGCTCCCAGTTCGATCCCCGGGTGACGGCTGCGGCGTTGCGGCATTCCTCCCAGATCAAGGAGATTTTCCAGCGCCTGGCGGAAGAGGAGAATGCGGTCCATCACAACAAAATCAGCCTGATTAAAAGGGCCGGGATGGGCGAGTGCTGA
- the rnc gene encoding ribonuclease III encodes MASKDGRIDLHIHSTASDGTLTPQEILAAAKDLELRAIAITDHDTVDGTLNALESGIPEGLEFVPGVEISADIPSPFPSGGSLHILGYFIDPQEPELERALKVLQDARADRNPKIIRKLQSLGMDVTLAEAEEISGGGQVGRPHIAQALVKKGFVNTTREAFDYYLAKDQAAYVGKYRLSAQRAVELILKSGGLPVCAHPFSLEFSPDVLFDFLSQLKDWGLAGLEVYYPQHNPDMVARYFAMAQKLDLLITGGSDYHGASKPDIQMGTGKGDLFVPLELYDRLLAYHKETEAQAGCFEIPPGKDLGLLEEALGYNFKTPELLLEAMCHSSYVNEHPDCTWTHNERLEFLGDAVLNLAVSDMLMSKYSENREGDLSRLRASLVNEGQLAEIARSLGIGQHLLLGKGEARGRGWDKNSILADSLEAVFGGIYSDSGYADAFKVIKNLIAPLIPEEVAVAAAQDYKTRLQEYAQSKLRITPSYELIREFGPDHEKTFVAQATVNKEFTSQGKGRSKKAAEQDAAREVLILLGQEDPS; translated from the coding sequence TTGGCATCTAAGGATGGCCGGATAGACCTGCATATTCATTCCACCGCCTCTGACGGCACGCTCACCCCCCAGGAGATTTTGGCGGCGGCCAAAGACCTGGAACTGCGCGCCATCGCCATTACAGACCATGATACGGTAGATGGAACCCTAAACGCCCTGGAGTCCGGCATTCCGGAGGGCCTGGAGTTCGTCCCGGGCGTGGAGATTTCCGCGGACATCCCTTCCCCTTTTCCTTCCGGGGGAAGCCTTCATATCCTGGGGTATTTTATCGACCCCCAAGAGCCCGAGCTGGAGAGAGCCTTAAAGGTGCTCCAGGACGCCAGGGCGGACAGAAATCCAAAGATCATCAGAAAACTGCAATCCCTGGGCATGGACGTCACCCTGGCCGAGGCCGAGGAAATTTCCGGCGGCGGCCAGGTGGGACGGCCGCACATCGCCCAGGCCCTGGTCAAAAAGGGATTCGTCAACACCACCCGCGAAGCCTTTGACTACTACCTGGCCAAGGATCAGGCCGCTTATGTAGGGAAATACCGCTTGTCCGCCCAAAGGGCCGTGGAGCTTATTCTCAAATCCGGCGGCTTGCCTGTCTGCGCGCATCCGTTTTCCCTGGAGTTTTCCCCGGACGTCTTGTTTGACTTCTTGAGCCAGCTAAAGGATTGGGGCCTGGCCGGGCTGGAGGTGTATTATCCCCAGCATAACCCGGACATGGTGGCCCGTTATTTTGCAATGGCCCAAAAGCTGGACCTGCTGATCACCGGCGGTTCGGACTACCACGGCGCCAGCAAGCCGGATATCCAAATGGGAACCGGCAAGGGCGACCTGTTCGTGCCTCTGGAACTCTATGACCGCCTGTTGGCCTATCACAAGGAAACAGAGGCGCAGGCCGGATGCTTTGAGATTCCGCCGGGAAAAGACCTGGGCTTGCTGGAAGAAGCGCTGGGGTATAATTTCAAAACCCCTGAACTGCTCCTGGAGGCCATGTGCCACAGCTCCTACGTCAACGAACACCCGGATTGCACCTGGACCCATAACGAGCGCCTTGAGTTTCTGGGAGACGCCGTCCTGAACCTGGCCGTCAGCGACATGCTCATGTCCAAATATTCCGAGAACAGGGAAGGCGACCTTTCCCGTTTAAGGGCCAGCCTGGTCAACGAAGGGCAGTTGGCGGAAATCGCCAGAAGCCTGGGAATAGGCCAGCATCTTCTTTTGGGCAAGGGCGAGGCCCGGGGCCGGGGGTGGGACAAAAATTCCATCCTGGCGGACAGCCTGGAAGCCGTGTTCGGCGGCATTTATTCGGACTCCGGGTACGCCGACGCCTTCAAGGTCATTAAAAACCTCATTGCCCCCTTAATCCCGGAAGAGGTCGCCGTGGCCGCGGCCCAGGACTACAAAACCCGGCTGCAGGAATACGCCCAGTCCAAACTGCGGATTACCCCCAGCTACGAGCTGATTCGCGAGTTCGGCCCGGACCACGAAAAAACCTTTGTGGCCCAGGCCACCGTCAACAAGGAATTCACCTCCCAGGGCAAAGGCCGCAGCAAAAAAGCCGCCGAACAGGACGCCGCCCGCGAAGTCCTGATCCTGCTTGGGCAGGAAGACCCTTCATAA
- the dksA gene encoding RNA polymerase-binding protein DksA, whose protein sequence is MKKKDLEMFRKMLEDQLNELLHYAGDTVNDMSERKENFPDPTDRASVETDRNFMLRIRDRESKLIKKIRKTLDRIDNGEFGICEECGEDISIERLKARPVTTQCIDCKTKAEARERALGI, encoded by the coding sequence ATGAAGAAAAAAGACCTGGAAATGTTTAGAAAGATGCTCGAAGATCAGTTGAATGAGTTGCTGCATTATGCAGGCGACACGGTGAACGACATGTCCGAGCGCAAGGAAAACTTTCCCGACCCCACCGACCGCGCTTCCGTGGAAACCGATCGCAACTTTATGCTCAGAATTCGAGATAGAGAAAGCAAACTCATCAAAAAAATTCGTAAGACCCTGGACAGGATCGATAACGGAGAGTTCGGGATTTGCGAAGAATGCGGAGAGGACATTTCCATAGAGCGCCTCAAGGCCAGACCTGTCACCACCCAATGCATTGACTGCAAGACCAAGGCTGAAGCCAGGGAGAGAGCCCTTGGCATCTAA
- a CDS encoding DUF6485 family protein, translating to MECKKEKNLERCTCTYSSCAKQGICCECIAYHLKSRQLPGCVFPADAEATYDRSFEHFARLVTSGKV from the coding sequence ATGGAGTGTAAAAAGGAAAAAAACCTGGAAAGGTGCACCTGCACTTATTCGTCCTGCGCCAAGCAGGGAATCTGCTGCGAGTGCATTGCCTACCATCTTAAAAGCAGGCAACTTCCCGGCTGCGTCTTTCCCGCGGACGCCGAGGCGACCTACGACCGCTCCTTCGAGCATTTTGCAAGGCTTGTAACCAGCGGGAAAGTTTGA
- a CDS encoding HDIG domain-containing metalloprotein, whose translation MMSSGNNIGITRDEALSLLKEHIKNERTISHCLASEAIMRALARRFSQDEELWGIAGLLHDLDYEIVNEDEYTHGKVAAEMLGEKGCCEALSDVIAKHNAEGLGLERTTQFEHALTCAESITGLITATALVQPDKKLSSVKPKSVKKRMKQTAFARAVSRERVLECEDIGVPIAEFCALGVEAMQEIADDLGL comes from the coding sequence ATGATGTCAAGCGGCAACAATATCGGAATCACCCGGGACGAGGCGTTATCCCTGTTAAAAGAGCACATTAAGAACGAAAGAACAATTAGCCACTGCCTGGCGTCCGAGGCCATTATGCGCGCCTTGGCCAGGCGATTTTCCCAAGATGAGGAATTGTGGGGAATTGCGGGCCTGCTCCATGACCTGGATTATGAAATCGTCAATGAGGATGAATACACTCACGGAAAGGTTGCGGCGGAAATGCTTGGAGAAAAAGGCTGCTGCGAGGCCTTGAGCGACGTCATTGCCAAGCACAACGCCGAAGGCCTGGGCCTGGAGCGAACCACCCAGTTTGAGCACGCCCTCACCTGCGCCGAAAGCATTACAGGCCTTATTACGGCCACCGCCCTGGTGCAGCCGGACAAAAAGCTGTCCAGCGTCAAGCCGAAAAGCGTGAAAAAACGCATGAAGCAGACCGCTTTCGCCCGGGCCGTAAGCCGCGAAAGGGTTTTGGAGTGTGAAGACATCGGCGTGCCCATCGCCGAATTCTGCGCCCTGGGCGTGGAAGCCATGCAGGAAATCGCCGACGACCTGGGCCTGTAA
- the polA gene encoding DNA polymerase I — MKTIYLVDGSAYIHRAFHAVRNLSNSKGLPTNAIFGFTNMMLKLINDKKPEYAAMVFDAKGPTFRHEMYKDYKANRPPMDEALAVQIPYIKNVTEAFNMPMLEMQGYEADDLIGTLAKKAEKQGFMVVMVTGDKDFNQLVTNKSVVWDPMKDETRTVESITEKQGLPPDKVIEIMALSGDSSDNIPGVPGIGPKTAIALIQEFGSLEGVYEGVETITKKKQKENLQTYKDDAFLSHKLVTIETDAPVEFDPEKLRIQEPDSQKLAKIFSELEFRDLSKAYPVKTDLSKKEYTALTTEEDLKALAENLEKAGVFALDTETTGIDPMQASLVGMSFSYEADKAFYAPLTHDYLGAPDQVGVEKALEILGPILSNPEIKKIGQNIKYDWIVLARHGADLQGVAFDTMVASYLLNPSHRSHGLDQIAMELLEHRMISYEEVCGKGAKAITFNQVPLEKAVPYACEDADVTFQIYGLLQPKLEKNQLLELFETVEMPLVRVLVKMEMEGITVDSDQLQALSKEFQGGMESAEKEIYQLAGEEFNIASPQQLGHILFEKLGLPVQKKTKKKTGYSTDVKVLTTLASQHELPALILRYRSVAKLKSTYVDALQSLIHPQTGRVHTSFNQNVTATGRLSSSNPNLQNIPIRTPEGKRIREAFIPRKGWEMFCADYSQIELRILAHLSQDEFLIELFKNGEDIHKRTASEVFELFPEFVTDEMRRQAKAINFGIIYGMGAFRLSNEIGVSRKTAQRYIDNYFVTYKGVKEFIENTIAQAHETGMTKTLLGRTRPLPDINAKNRVLMEAAERIATNTPIQGTAADLIKVAMIKVQNAVEEQNMQTKMLLTVHDELVFESPPEEIFQAQVMAEQMMENVWDLDVPLKVNIESGKNWAEAH; from the coding sequence ATGAAAACCATCTATCTTGTCGACGGAAGCGCGTATATTCATCGGGCTTTTCACGCGGTAAGGAACCTTTCCAATTCCAAGGGCCTGCCTACCAACGCGATTTTCGGCTTTACCAACATGATGCTCAAGCTCATCAACGACAAAAAGCCCGAATACGCCGCCATGGTCTTTGACGCAAAGGGCCCGACTTTCCGCCACGAGATGTACAAGGACTACAAGGCCAACCGGCCTCCCATGGACGAAGCCCTGGCCGTTCAAATTCCTTATATCAAAAACGTCACCGAGGCCTTTAACATGCCTATGCTGGAAATGCAGGGCTACGAGGCTGACGACCTCATCGGCACGCTTGCCAAAAAGGCCGAAAAACAGGGTTTTATGGTGGTCATGGTCACCGGGGACAAGGATTTCAACCAGTTAGTCACCAACAAATCCGTGGTGTGGGACCCCATGAAGGACGAAACCCGCACCGTGGAAAGCATTACGGAAAAACAGGGCCTGCCTCCGGACAAGGTTATCGAAATTATGGCTCTCTCCGGCGACTCGTCGGACAACATCCCCGGCGTTCCCGGCATCGGCCCCAAGACGGCCATCGCCTTGATCCAGGAATTCGGCAGCCTGGAAGGCGTGTACGAAGGCGTTGAAACCATCACCAAGAAAAAGCAGAAGGAAAATCTTCAAACTTATAAGGACGACGCCTTTTTAAGCCACAAGCTGGTGACCATAGAAACCGACGCTCCCGTGGAATTCGACCCGGAAAAGCTGCGCATTCAAGAGCCGGACTCCCAAAAACTGGCCAAGATTTTCTCCGAGCTGGAATTCAGGGATTTGAGCAAAGCCTATCCGGTAAAGACCGACCTGAGCAAAAAGGAATACACAGCCTTAACCACCGAGGAAGACCTGAAGGCTCTGGCCGAAAACCTGGAAAAGGCCGGCGTCTTCGCTCTGGACACGGAAACCACAGGCATAGATCCCATGCAGGCCTCTTTGGTGGGCATGTCCTTTTCCTATGAGGCGGACAAGGCCTTTTACGCGCCCCTCACCCATGATTACCTGGGAGCGCCGGATCAGGTCGGGGTGGAAAAAGCCCTGGAAATTTTGGGTCCGATCCTGTCCAACCCGGAAATCAAGAAAATCGGCCAGAACATCAAATACGACTGGATCGTGCTGGCGCGCCACGGCGCGGATCTACAGGGAGTCGCTTTTGACACCATGGTGGCGTCTTATCTGCTCAATCCCTCCCATAGAAGCCACGGGCTGGATCAGATCGCCATGGAATTGCTGGAGCACCGTATGATCTCCTACGAGGAGGTGTGCGGCAAGGGCGCCAAGGCCATTACTTTCAATCAGGTTCCTTTGGAAAAAGCCGTGCCTTACGCCTGCGAGGACGCGGACGTTACGTTCCAGATATACGGGCTGCTTCAGCCCAAGCTGGAGAAAAACCAACTCCTGGAGCTTTTCGAAACCGTGGAAATGCCCCTGGTCAGAGTGCTGGTCAAGATGGAGATGGAAGGCATCACCGTGGATTCGGACCAGCTTCAAGCCCTGTCCAAGGAATTCCAGGGGGGGATGGAGTCTGCGGAAAAGGAAATCTACCAGCTGGCCGGGGAGGAGTTCAACATCGCCTCGCCCCAGCAATTGGGCCATATTTTATTTGAAAAGCTGGGCCTGCCGGTCCAGAAAAAAACCAAGAAGAAAACCGGCTATTCCACGGACGTGAAGGTCCTGACCACCCTGGCCTCCCAGCACGAATTGCCGGCCCTGATTTTGCGTTACCGGTCCGTGGCCAAGCTGAAAAGCACCTATGTGGACGCCCTGCAATCCCTGATTCACCCCCAAACCGGGCGGGTGCACACCTCGTTCAACCAGAACGTGACCGCCACGGGCAGGCTGAGCTCCAGCAATCCCAACTTGCAGAACATCCCGATCAGAACCCCCGAGGGCAAACGCATCCGGGAGGCTTTTATCCCGCGCAAGGGCTGGGAAATGTTCTGCGCGGATTATTCCCAGATCGAACTGCGCATTCTCGCCCACTTGTCCCAGGACGAGTTCTTGATCGAGCTGTTTAAAAACGGCGAGGACATCCACAAAAGGACGGCGTCGGAGGTCTTCGAGCTGTTCCCGGAATTCGTCACGGACGAAATGCGCCGCCAGGCCAAGGCCATAAACTTCGGCATCATCTACGGCATGGGCGCCTTCCGGCTGTCCAACGAAATCGGCGTCAGCAGAAAAACCGCGCAACGCTACATAGACAATTACTTCGTCACTTACAAAGGCGTTAAGGAATTCATCGAAAACACCATCGCCCAGGCCCACGAAACCGGCATGACCAAAACCCTTCTGGGCCGCACCCGTCCCCTGCCTGACATCAACGCCAAAAACCGGGTGCTCATGGAAGCGGCGGAGCGCATAGCAACCAACACGCCCATCCAGGGAACCGCCGCCGATCTCATCAAGGTCGCCATGATCAAGGTGCAAAACGCCGTGGAAGAACAAAACATGCAGACAAAAATGCTGCTCACCGTGCACGACGAACTGGTCTTTGAATCCCCTCCGGAGGAAATCTTCCAGGCCCAAGTCATGGCCGAACAAATGATGGAAAACGTCTGGGATCTGGACGTGCCCCTGAAAGTGAACATCGAGTCCGGCAAAAACTGGGCGGAAGCCCATTAA
- a CDS encoding tetratricopeptide repeat protein encodes MFRLITVVFTVLVLAVSCTTVMAEETNPEVRALLDQGWEHVKLMHIDLGNLDKAEALYAKALEIKPDSVEANWRMAEVLFKIADNKPMSEDETTATFVKGLDYAGKSLELEPDNAGGLFWSGCINGQMARRVGVLKALGKVKAAKKDLHTLVEKYPDHRYATISYAILGAIYSSTPWPMKDMDKALEYGQTAVKRDPKLSFASVELAMVYMKDKEYEKARAELNRCLEVKDPTYIWDSTLKNWPKAKQLLEEIKDK; translated from the coding sequence ATGTTCAGGTTAATCACGGTGGTTTTTACAGTATTGGTATTGGCGGTTTCCTGCACTACGGTTATGGCGGAGGAAACCAATCCCGAAGTCCGGGCGCTTTTGGACCAAGGGTGGGAGCACGTCAAATTAATGCATATTGACCTGGGCAACCTGGACAAAGCGGAAGCGCTTTACGCCAAAGCCCTGGAGATCAAGCCCGACAGCGTCGAAGCCAACTGGCGCATGGCGGAAGTCCTGTTTAAGATCGCCGACAACAAACCCATGTCGGAAGATGAGACCACGGCCACCTTTGTGAAGGGCCTCGACTACGCGGGAAAATCCCTGGAATTGGAGCCCGACAACGCAGGCGGCTTGTTCTGGAGCGGATGCATTAACGGTCAGATGGCCCGGCGGGTGGGCGTTTTAAAGGCGCTCGGCAAGGTCAAGGCAGCCAAAAAAGATCTGCATACGCTGGTGGAAAAATATCCCGACCATCGCTACGCGACCATCTCTTACGCCATCCTGGGCGCCATTTACTCCTCCACCCCTTGGCCCATGAAAGACATGGACAAGGCCTTGGAATACGGCCAGACCGCGGTCAAACGCGATCCCAAGCTGAGCTTTGCAAGCGTGGAATTGGCCATGGTTTATATGAAGGATAAGGAATACGAGAAAGCCCGGGCCGAGTTGAACCGGTGCCTGGAAGTCAAGGATCCCACCTACATTTGGGACTCCACATTGAAAAATTGGCCCAAAGCAAAACAACTGCTGGAAGAAATCAAAGACAAATAA